DNA from Ancylothrix sp. D3o:
TCAGAGGATCTGTGGGGACAATCGGCCCTAAACCTTTAACGGTAGGTTCGCTGAGAGCATTGGTGATGGCGGGGTCAAGATCGAGGGCGGCGGCGAGTTTTTCGGCTTCTTCAATGGAGGCTGTGGCTTGCCGGTAAAATAAAGCCGCGATCCAAACTTCATCGCGTCCCAGAATTTTCTCTAAGTCGCCAAAACTTAGTTTTTTTGCTTTTTTGGCCGCCAAAAGTTTTGAAGTAATTTCTGTATTGTCCATGCCAGCTTTCCTGATTTGTTTGAATTTGGGAGGTTCTTAGTTATTTTGCCTGGGAGCGGGCAGAAATTTAGTGATTTTGGTCACTAATTTTGTTTGGATTAAGTGGTATAAGCTGCGTCGCCCATAACCGTTGAAGGTGGTTAGCCATCAATAAATTTATGTTCTTCTTAGGCTGATTTCTGTGCCGGTGGCTCGCTGACTAGAGTTTTTAGCTTGCGAATCCATTTCAGGAGGGCATTAGCAACGCGACTGCCGACTTGTGAGTCATCAAAAGCAAAGCTTTGATCATATAATCATCAAAAATAATAATTAAGACAATTGATGGAATGTATAGATGTTTATAAAAACCAAGCAAAAACAAAAAAAGCCCGCACAGTGACGAGCCTTGTTTGTAATTAACTCCATTGCGCTTAGGTCAATTCACCGCGCAATACAGTGACAGCTTGACCTCCGAGACAAACGCGATTTTCTTGTAACTTCACGCGAACAATGCCGCCTCGTGCCGATGCCTGATAAGCTACAAATTGGGTTTTATTTAAACGCTCAGCCCAAAAGGGCCCTAATGAACAGTGGGCGGAACCGGTGACGGGATCTTCATTGACACCGGCTGCCGGTGCAAAGAACCTGGAGACAAAATCGTATTCTTCTGAGTCTGGCAAACTTGTAACAATAATGCCGCGCACCGGCACAGTTTTTAGCAAGGCAAAATCAGGCTGCATTTGCCTTAGTGTTTGTTCGGAATTAACCTCAACTAAATAGTCAAATTTATTTTTAGCTACCGATTTTAAATTTACGCCCAATGCTTCGGCTAAGTTCGGCGGTAGTGAGGCGGGTTCTGGTGGGGTTGCGGGAAAGTTTAGCTCAATCCATTTGTCTTGACGTATGGCCGTTAATAAGCCGCTACGGGTAGAAAATTTTGCGGTTTCTTGAGGGTTTAAATAGCCCAATTCCCACAAAACATGAGCGCTGGCAAGGGTGGCATGGCCGCATAAATCTACTTCTAAGGTGGGGGTAAACCAGCGGAGGTTAAAGCTGTCGTCTTTTGGGTACAAAAATGCAGTTTCCGATAAATTCATTTCGGCGGCTACTTTTTGCATCCAGTCATCAGAAGCCGGTTCGGTTAAAATACAAACGGCTGCGGGATTGCCGGTAAAGGGTTGATTTGTAAAAGCATCGACTTGAATCAGAGGAATTGACATAATTTTTTGGTGAAAAAGTCAATGGTAATAGGTCTTTTGTCTTTTGCTTAAGAAGTAAGGACAATTGACCAAGGACTAATGAATAATTGCAGCGTGGGCAAGATTTTTATTATCTCATGGAGGATGCTGGCGTGGGTTGAAGAATCATTTACCGCCTAGCTGCTTTGACAAGGGTAGGTTTTTTATCCAAAAGCGAGTATAGTAAAATTAAAGTTATCCAAAAACCATAGATATATCAATACTAAGCAACAACTGCACTGCCAATTGGCATCTGCACATTGCGGGGGCGAAATTCTTGGTTTTGGTGAATCAAGATTGCAACCAATGAAGGCTATATATACAGGTTTTCAGTGTTCTTGGCACAGTTTGGGAGAGCTAAAAATCTGCCGCCCTAGAGTCGGGTTTTTCCTGTACCGGGTTCTAGCAAAACCACTATATATTTTAAATTCAAGAAAGATTGCTGCCTTAAAGTTGCTTCTCAACAAAGAGGCAAAAAACTATAAAGGGATGATGTTATGGCTATTAAATTAATGGTTTTTGATTTTGATGGCACGCTGGTGGATACGTTTGAGCCATTGCTCAAAATTGTTCATCGTTTAGCTGATGAGTTTGGTTATCCCGCCCCCACCTCCGAACAAATTGAACATTTTAAAAATTTACCATCCAGAGAAATTATTAAATGTGTAGGAGTTGATTTGATAAAAATTCCCTATTTGCTGAGACGGGTAAAACTGGAATTAAATAAAGAGATGTCTGATGTCAAATTAATTCCGGGGATTCAAGAAACTTTAACTCAGTTA
Protein-coding regions in this window:
- a CDS encoding PhzF family phenazine biosynthesis protein yields the protein MSIPLIQVDAFTNQPFTGNPAAVCILTEPASDDWMQKVAAEMNLSETAFLYPKDDSFNLRWFTPTLEVDLCGHATLASAHVLWELGYLNPQETAKFSTRSGLLTAIRQDKWIELNFPATPPEPASLPPNLAEALGVNLKSVAKNKFDYLVEVNSEQTLRQMQPDFALLKTVPVRGIIVTSLPDSEEYDFVSRFFAPAAGVNEDPVTGSAHCSLGPFWAERLNKTQFVAYQASARGGIVRVKLQENRVCLGGQAVTVLRGELT
- the cynS gene encoding cyanase, with the protein product MDNTEITSKLLAAKKAKKLSFGDLEKILGRDEVWIAALFYRQATASIEEAEKLAAALDLDPAITNALSEPTVKGLGPIVPTDPLIYRFYEIMQVYGMPLKAIIHEKFGDGIMSAIDFTLDVEKEEDPKGDRVKITMSGKFLPYKKW